A region from the Phaseolus vulgaris cultivar G19833 unplaced genomic scaffold, P. vulgaris v2.0 scaffold_20, whole genome shotgun sequence genome encodes:
- the LOC137817197 gene encoding uncharacterized protein: MQEDLAASQARNEELYRMNEELRRGWCNHTGQCDVDEPEPFTPPREFSTPFSQQILETVIPNTFTGLKVTFTGMEDPEAHLTAFHTQMMLVGGSDAVRCKLFMSTLTGMAMDWFISFPEGHITSFAQLSQLFREQYLANRAPPPVSYDLFDVKQYQGETLKEYINRFGAQVVKVGTTEEPMIVYAFRKGVCPGPFYESIIRNRPKTFTEIRRRAVEHIASEGEVYEKRTSIAPTRPRMQTCAQPASVNEATTGRKSLERRCPYKARRPQPRGQAEGNRPAREGNRPLRHNFVLELKDLIVVPNIADRLRPPVKSDKVLGPHKESWYEFHEAFGHHINNCLALGYQLDELVKNGFLKDYLAGSATTTTLAMPEGDQAHEMPIHGEVHTISGGFSGGGPLPLSVRVVTTGRKVHRVLVDQGSFADVMFWSTFNKLQLSPDLLRPYTGCLYGFGENQVEVRGYLELRTTFTDGTTSRTESIRYLVVNANSTYNILLGRPTLNRLRAVSSTRHMKMKLPDLSGKVIVIKSDQEEARKCYENSLKTKRGVFMVLEQTLVSDTPMEVEPLEEATPAGSTLVEASHAEVTSKEDAPMEEASEEATPEAPDGAMPIEEDCINESRAESMRDRQPQPVDNVVERHIGGYNQIKMHPRDECKTAFMTETCSYCYKVMPFGLKNAGATYQRLMDQVLPPMLGRNVQAYIDDMVVTSHERGQHAADLEELFATIARYRLKLNPEKCVFGVEAGKFLGFMLTERGIGANPDKCAAIITMRSPT; this comes from the exons ATGCAGGAGGATCTCGCGGCGTCTCAGGCGAGAAATGAGGAGCTCTATCGcatgaatgaggagttgcgccgcggGTGGTGCAACCACACAGGACAATGCGACGTAGATGAGCCTGAGCCTttcaccccaccaagggagttttctaCGCCGTTCTCGCAGCAGATCCTGGAGACGGTGATCCCCAACACATTCACTGGGCTCAAGGTGAcgttcacagggatggaggaccctgaggcgcatctcactgcgttccacacgcagatgatgctggttggcggctccgacgccgtaaggtgcaagctcttcatgagcaccttgactgggatggccatggattggttcatcagcttCCCCGAAggtcatatcacgtctttcgcaCAGCTTTCACAgctattcagagagcagtatctAGCCAACAGGGCTCCACCACCAGTTTcatacgacctgttcgacgtgaagcaatatcaaggcgagaccttgaaggaatacataaatcgctttggggcgcaagtggtgaaggttggcaccacagaagaacccatgatcgtgtacgcattcagaaAGGGGGTGTGCCCTGGGCCTTTTTACGAATCaatcatccgcaaccgccccAAAACTTTCACTGAGATCAGGCGTCGCgcggtggaacatatcgccTCTGAGGGTGAAGTATACGAGAAACGCACAAGTATTGCGCCCACGCGCCCAAGAATGCAAACGTGTGCACAACCCGCCAGTGTCAACGAggccacgacgggaaggaagagcTTGGAGAGGAGATGCCCCTATAAGGCGAGGAGGCCCCAGCCCAGGGGTCAAGCAGAGGGAAACAGGCCAGCAAGGGAAGGAAATAGACCGCTGAGGCACAATTTTGTGCTGGAGCTAAAAGACCTCattgttgtgcccaacatagctgacaggttgaggccaccggtgaagtccgacaaggtgctgggacctcaCAAAGAGTCGTGGTACGAGTTCCACGAGGCGTTCGGGCACCATATCAACAACTGCTTGGCgttgggctatcagttggatgagcttgtgaagaatggtttcctgaaggattatcTTGCTGGGTCTGCTACAACCACAACCCTAGCGATGCCAGAGGGGGATCAGGCGCATGAAATGCCGATCCAtggagaagtgcacaccatTTCTGGTGGCTTTTCTGGAGGAGGGCCCCTGCCTCTCAGCGTAAGAG ttgtcACGACTGGGAGGAAGGTGCAtagggttctcgtcgaccagggcagttttgcagatgtcatgttttggtcgacgtTTAATAAGTTGCAATTGTCCCCTGACCTGCTGAGGCCCTACACcgggtgtttgtatgggttcggggagaACCAAGTTGAGGTACGAGGATACCTAGAGCTGAGAacgacgttcacagatggaACGACGTCACGTACCGAGAGCATTCGGTACTTAGTTGTAAACGCCAATTCgacctacaacatcttgttgggcagaccaACACTGAATAGGCTAAGGGCAGTGTCCTCCActcgccacatgaagatgaagttgccagatcTGAGTGGCAAGGTGATTGTGATAAAATCTGATCAAGAGGAGGCccggaaatgctatgagaatagcttgaagacaaagagaggcgtgttcatggtacTTGAGCAGACGCTTGTTTCGGATACGCCAATGGAAGTAGAGCCcttggaagaggcgacgcccgcggGGTCGACGCTTGTTGAGGCCTCACACGCAGAGGTGACTTCCAAGGAGGATGCGCCCATGGAGGAAGCGTCAGAGGAGGCGACACCCGAAGCACCCGATGGGGCGATGCCTATAGAAGAAGATTGCATAAATGAATCTCGTGCAGAGAGCATGCGGGATAGGCAACCCCAACCAGTAGACAATGTGGTGGAAAGGCATATAGGAG gttacaatcagatcaagatgcacccaagagatgaATGTAAAacggcgttcatgacggagacatgcagttactgttataaggtgatgccgtttgggctgaagaatgcaggcgccacctaccagaggctaatggaccaGGTCCTTCCACCCATGTTGGGAAGAAACGTGCAGGCCTAcatagatgacatggtggtgacttcGCATGAGAGAGGGCAGCACGCAGCagatctggaagagctgttcGCCACAATTGCCagataccgcctcaagttaaacccggaGAAATGCGTTTTTGGCGTcgaggcggggaagttcttgggatttatgCTCACTGAGAGGGGGATAGGGgcgaaccctgacaagtgtgcagCTATCATCACCATGAGGAGCCCGACCTAA
- the LOC137817198 gene encoding uncharacterized protein translates to MAALSRFVSVGGAGSSAEVNLLRKQGFARPRIEVAVVGEGGVGNSVFGQEALPQFSQLHGGGDDEPPHSESTSEARCSWKDGSLGGGAVRGSGAGIILEGPNGVLIEQALRFAFKVSNNQAEYEALIAGMLLAKEMGAQSLLAKSDSQLVTGQVTGEYQAKDPQMAAYLRYVEVLKGAFAAFELVHVPREKNARADLLAKLASSGKGEGRGHSSKRRSKRRESLCQTTRWMSFTLAQQEESQGTIAL, encoded by the exons ATGGCGGCCCTGTCAAGATTCGTATCTGTTGGAG gagcaggatcaagtgcagaggtcaatctacttcgtaagcaaggcttTGCAAGGCCCAGGATCGAGGTAGCAGTCGTTGGAGAAGGCGGCGTTGGCAATAGTGttttcggccaggaggctcTGCCACAATTttcacagcttcacggtggtggtgatgacgaacctccccattcagaaagtacttcagaagccagatgtagctggaaggatggttcgctgggcggtggagctgtcaga gggagtggcgctggaataatcttggaggggcctaacGGAGTGTTGATTGAGCAAGCCTTACGCTTCGCTTTCAAAGTAAGCAATAACCAAGCGGAGTACGAGGCGCTGATTgctggaatgctcttggccaaagaAATGGGCGCTCAAAGCCTCTTGGCGAAGAGTGATTCCCAgttggtcacaggacaagtaacaggggagtaccaggcaaaggatccacaaatggctgCGTACTTAAGGTACGTCGAAGTGTTGAAGGGAGCTTTCGCtgcgtttgagctggtgcatgtccctagagagaaaaatgccagagctgacctgctcgccaagctggctagctcaggcaagggggaaggcagaggacattcatccaagagacgctcaaaacgCCGCGAAAGTTTGTGTCAGACAACAAGGTGGATGTCCTTCACATTAGCGCAGCAAGAGGAAAGCCAAGGAACCATCGCTCTTTGA